The genomic DNA CCGGAGGCGTATTACGGCGCCATCGCCCGCTTTGTTAAAAGAACGGCGGCGCCGGTTCTTTAACCCGCTTCTTGTCATCCCCGCGAAGGCGGGGACCCAGAAATATTTTCAAAGCTTTCTTTGTCGGCCCATCGGGCCGATATGCTTCGGCAGGGTAGACAATCAGGGAGCGGCGGAATAAACATGCGGCGGCGGAGCATCGCGGAAGGAGGAGCGGAATATGTTCTCCCCCGCTCCGGAAATCCTCGAAAGAGGGCGCCAGACGCAAACAAACCGCCGCGGAAATGGCCTGTAGGCGATTGTCTGCCGTTGCCCTCCGGCGCCAAGCATCGCGGCATTCCTTCCGGGGGATGGCTTGCGCTTCGCGCAAGTGTACAGAAGTCCGTACCCACCTAAAGAAACATTTTCCCCGGTGGGTACATGCTCTCGGCATGTACATCGGCCCATCGGGCTGACCTTTGCGGGAGCGGGTCTTGCGCGGAGGGGCCGGGTGATGCACGATGGGGGGCATGATAGAAAACTTTCTTCGAGGCAACCGGAAGTTCCGCGGCGAATATGCGGCCGACGAGCGCGATTTCCTTGAGCGTCTCGCCAGCGAAGGGCAGAGTCCCGACGCGCTCTACATCGGCTGTTCCGATTCGCGCGTCGTTCCCGAACTTCTAACGAGATCATCGCCGGGGGAACTCTTTGTCCTGCGTAACGTCGCCAACCTCGTGCCGGTCTTCAACGATCCCGATTCAAGCGTTGGGGCCGCCATCGAGTATGCCGTCGGCCATCTCCACGTGCCGCACATTATCGTCTGCGGCCACTACGGCTGCGGCGGCGTGAAGGCGGCGCTGGACGGCCTCGACAAGGAGCGCGGGTTTCCATCGCTCTTTGAATGGCTCAGCGAGGTGCGCGCCGCCGCCGAGAATGTGGACCCGGCTTTGGCTCCCGACGTGCGCTGGCGGCGGGCGGTCGAGGAGAGCGTGGTGTTTCAGCTTGGAAACCTTCCGACGTATCCGGCGGTGGCATCCGCGCTTGCCGCCAAGAAACTCCGCATACACGGCTGGGTGTATGATCTGCACACCTGCTCGTTGTCGGTATACGACGTGAACAAACATGCGTTTGTTCCGGCCAGCTCTTTCATCCCCGGCGCGTAGTGTATCTTTCTTTCTCTAGGTGGGTACACAATTCATTGTGTACATCGGCCCATCGGGCCGACCCTCTTCGTCCCTTCCGGCTCCTCCCTTTAACAAAGGGCGGAGCCGGAAGGGATTTTAAAATAATTCCCCCTCCCATGTCATGCCGGGCTTGACCCGGCACCCAGAAAGAGTATCAAAGCTCTCTTACCTTCTTCGGTGGGTACACAATGCGGGAGGCGCGGAATCATTTTACAATCCGCGCCGGATGTGGCCTAAAGACCATATTGTGTACATCGGCCTCACGGGCCGACCTCTTCTTGGTGCCACAGGTTTCAACCTGTGGCTGTTTCCGGAGGAAACAAAAGCCCTTGGCTCTGACGGCCCAACAACAGGATAAATCCTGTTGTACCAAGGCAGGATGCAGAGGTGCCTCGCCGTCTGATTCCCCGTTACTTATCCACCGGGCTGAGGCTCTTGAGCGCTGGGCGAAGTCTTGCTGTTTCTTAGTTTGTCGTATGCTTCGATGAAAGCTTTTATCACTTCGTCCGTGAGCCATTCTATGCGGCGGTTAACCGCTTTGTAAACCTCATCAAGCTCAAAAGATTTGTCGAACTCTTCGATTCTGTTTCCAAAGGTGGTGTCCGTAATGTCTTTAAGCAATAACTTGGCGTCATCAAGTTGGGTTAGATTCCTGACAACATGCTCAGTTACCTCCTTTCTGTGTTTTCCTTCACTTGTCCAGCATTCGTGCGCCCAGAAATATAGCAGGGAAGGTGCGTTTTGTTTGTATGTGAACAAGTTGGGTTCTTTCTTAAGGCGTTCTATTACAGCTTCGACCATTGTATTGAAATTGTATTTAGCTACTTTGCTGTACCCTTGTTCTCGGTAGTACTTAATTGTTCGGACAAGGAAGAAAGCCTGCAATAAGCCCTCCTGTTGAATTAATCCCATAATTTTTTTCTCTCTAGTTTTCGTGTCATCAGTATTTAAAAATTGCAGATATATAGGCATGATCCCGGATTCATATTTTGAATCCCGAATAGGTTCATTTTTGCCGCAAAATAGGTCATCCTGATTTTTAAGGAATACACCGATCATTGCCTCTAGCATTGAGTCGTCAAAGGAATCCCTATGGATGCTAATATTGCGGAGAAGATCATCCAGTTTGCCCTCGTTGTTAGCCTTAACGCATGCTGCTTGGAAATAATTCCCCTTGTCTGTGCTGTTCACTAATCCCCGAATAAATAATTGGAAATCCTTATCGCTTAAGGTCTTTGGTGGTATTACGTAGGTGAAATATTTATCGAAACAATCCGGATGGTGGATTCTTCGCTCTCTCCTGGCTTCTTCTGCGTTATAGGGGCTTGGAACCTTTATTCTGGCAGAGTTCGGAAAGAGATGGTCTATGAGTGCTAATAAATCCTTTGATTTGGCTGGGTCGGCGATTTTCCCGATAATCATATCAGTCACTTCGGCGGCGCGCTTTTCTTGATTTTTCTTTTTCTCATCTTCCTGAGAAAAGATTAGGAGTAGCCGTTCGCCAAGTGATCGCTGGTTGAGAAACACCTCCTTATTGTCAAAGATTATTCTGATTGTTTCCGGGGAAATGCTTGCTATGTATTCCAAGTAAAGATAGTCGTCATGGTTTACTTCGGTTTTGATTAAAGCAAATTTCGAGAAAAGTGCATTGCAGAATCTTTTCACATGGCGGATATTTCTAAAAAATGCGGAGAGGTCGTTAGCCGCAACAATTGCACTTTCGTCAACCTCATGTTTCCTTAGGAATGAAATTATTCTCGCTTTGGCATATTTGGAAATTGCATGCTCAGGAATGACAGGCAGAGGCAATTGGAGATTTACAAATTTCTCAAAGTATTCATTGTCTTTGGAAAGTACTTGTTTGACGGCAACATCATCAAAAGCCAACAGGAAAATAACATTGCGCAGGTCGGCATTATTGCGCACTAGCTTAAGAACCATCATGATTTCTTTGGCGTCAAGTCTGTCGATATCATCGATAATGACAATTATTCTGTGATCCATCCTTGCTAAGAGATTAGGAAGTTCCTGTCTTACCTGTTCGGCGGTGTTGGCCACGCTGGCCCATTCGCCAATAAATTGCTTCAAGTCCATTAGTGATAGTTTTGAGGAAAGCAAAAACCGGTAAATTTTCAGATCGGAGATTAACGTGGGGAAATAGAGCTTCTGGCCAATCCCTTTTATTAGCGAATCA from Nitrospinota bacterium includes the following:
- a CDS encoding carbonic anhydrase, translated to MIENFLRGNRKFRGEYAADERDFLERLASEGQSPDALYIGCSDSRVVPELLTRSSPGELFVLRNVANLVPVFNDPDSSVGAAIEYAVGHLHVPHIIVCGHYGCGGVKAALDGLDKERGFPSLFEWLSEVRAAAENVDPALAPDVRWRRAVEESVVFQLGNLPTYPAVASALAAKKLRIHGWVYDLHTCSLSVYDVNKHAFVPASSFIPGA